A window from Suncus etruscus isolate mSunEtr1 chromosome 18, mSunEtr1.pri.cur, whole genome shotgun sequence encodes these proteins:
- the TMEM14C gene encoding transmembrane protein 14C yields MQKDSSPLVPIHWIGFGYAALVASGGIIGYAKAGSVPSLAAGLLFGGLAGFGAYQLSQDPRNIWVFLATSGTLAGIMGMRFYNSGKFMPAGLIAGASLLMVAKLGISVLNGPHRS; encoded by the exons ATGCAGAAGGACTCCAGCCCTCT GGTGCCCATCCACTGGATTGGCTTCGGCTATGCAGCGCTCGTGGCGTCTGGGGGGATCATCGGCTATGCCAAAGCAG GCAGTGTCCCGTCCCTTGCTGCTGGGCTCCTGTTTGGAGGGTTAGCTGGCTTCGGGGCCTACCAGCTCTCTCAGGACCCCCGCAACATCTGGGTTTTCCTGG CGACGTCGGGGACCCTGGCTGGCATCATGGGCATGAGGTTCTACAATTCTGGGAAGTTCATGCCCGCCGGGCTGATCGCAGGCGCCAG TTTGCTGATGGTGGCCAAGCTTGGAATTAGTGTGCTGAACGGACCCCATCGATCATAG
- the MAK gene encoding serine/threonine-protein kinase MAK — MNRYTTMCQLGDGTYGSVLMGKSKESGELVAIKKMKRKFYSWDECMNLREVKSLKKLNHANVIKLKEVIRENDHLYFIFEYMKENLYQLMKDRNKLFPESVIRNIMYQILQGLAFIHKHGFFHRDMKPENLLCMGPELVKIADFGLARELRSQPPYTDYVSTRWYRAPEVLLRSSVYSSPIDMWAVGSIMAELYTFRPLFPGTSEVDEIFKICQVLGTPKKSDWPEGYQLASLMDFRFPQCIPINLKTLIPNASNEAIQLMMEMLNWDPKKRPTASQALKHPYFQVGQVLGPPAHHADAKQSTSKPVQPPGAKPSMRGGEAKPLPCLKDAGTPQPKQAHPPLKPIQHPANTPGPPAARLHAPQRQMSTFFPSIVKNMPGKPSAPQSHKSGRRRWGQAVFRSGDSWDELEDDVALSHSKKPSMGASKDKRRRDSPFRFPEQVPTRSSVHGRENKDVSTAGTLKGDSESTAVGPMSKAKQYYLKQSRYLPGVNPKNVALMAGGKDMAPSSWSGQVFPRSIGAELAFQRSNAGHPGPQGPPGYVPSFLKKTVGSAGQRMHFAAPGATASEYSWGSRPGRAFSGSTFHTATHNMSMVPRAPALSSVHGRTDWMAKYGGHR, encoded by the exons ATGAACCGCTACACGACCATGTGCCAGCTGGGGGATGGCACCTACGGGAGCGTGCTGATGGGCAAGAGCAAGGAGTCCGGGGAGCTGGTGGCCATCAAGAA GATGAAGAGAAAGTTCTACTCCTGGGATGAATGTATGAACTTGAGGGAAGTGAAG TCTCTGAAGAAACTTAATCATGCCAATGTGATTAAACTGAAAGAAGTTATCCGGGAGAACGACCAcctctattttatatttgaatatatgaaaGAGAACCTCTATCAGTTAATGAAGGACAG AAACAAGTTGTTCCCCGAGTCAGTGATCAGAAACATCATGTACCAGATACTGCAAGGGCTGGCGTTCATCCACAAGCACG GCTTCTTCCACAGAGACATGAAGCCCGAAAACCTGCTCTGCATGGGTCCCGAGCTCGTGAAAATCGCCGACTTTGGCCTTGCCAGGGAGCTGCGGTCACAGCCACCGTACACAGATTATGTCTCCACTCGGTG GTACCGTGCACCCGAAGTCCTGCTCAGGTCCTCGGTCTACAGCTCCCCCATTGACATGTGGGCAGTGGGCAGCATCATGGCAGAGCTCTACACCTTCAGGCCCCTTTTCCCAGGAACCAGCGAGGTCGACGAAATCTTCAAGATCTGCCAAGTTTTAGGGACCCCCAAAAAA AGCGACTGGCCGGAAGGGTACCAGCTGGCGTCCTTGATGGACTTCCGTTTCCCTCAGTGCATCCCCATAAACCTGAAAACGCTGATCCCCAACGCCAGCAACGAAGCTATCCAGCTCATGATGGAAATGCTCAACTGGGACCCGAAGAAGCGGCCCACGGCCAGCCAG GCCTTGAAGCATCCCTACTTCCAAGTGGGCCAAGTGCTGGGCCCACCCGCGCACCATGCGGACGCCAAACAGTCTACCAGCAAGCCGGTGCAGCCGCCCGGAGCCAAGCCGAGCATGCGTGGGGGAGAAGCCAAGCCCCTGCCCTGTCTCAAGGACGCGGGGACCCCTCAGCCCAAGCAGGCCCACCCGCCCCTGAAGCCCATCCAGCACCCAGCCAACACGCCCGGCCCGCCCGCAGCCAGGCTGCACGCGCCCCAGAGGCAGATGTCCACCTTCTTTCCCAGCATCGTCAAAAACATGCCCGGG AAGCCTAGTGCACCCCAGAGCCACAAGAGCGGCCGACGACGATGGGGCCAGGCCGTGTTCAGGTCTGGGGACAGCTGGGACGAGCTGGAGGACGACGTGGCCTTGTCGCACTCCAAGAAGCCCAGCATGGGTGCCAGCAAGGACAAGAGGCGGAGAGACTCTCCTTTCCG GTTCCCCGAGCAGGTGCCCACGCGTAGCAGTGTCCATGGGCGGGAGAACAAGGATGTGTCCACTGCCGGGACGCTGAAGGGGGACTCAGAGTCAACGGCTGTGGGCCCCATGTCCAAGGCCAAGCAATACTACCTGAAGCAGTCACGGTACCTGCCAG GTGTGAACCCCAAGAATGTGGCCCTGATGGCCGGCGGGAAGGACATGGCCCCCAGCAGCTGGTCGGGACAGGTGTTCCCCAGGTCCATCGGGGCCGAACTCGCTTTCCAGAGGAGCAACGCAG GACACCCGGGTCCTCAGGGCCCGCCCGGGTACGTCCCATCCTTCCTCAAGAAAACGGTGGGCTCGGCCGGCCAGAGGATGCACTTCGCGGCGCCTGGAGCCACGGCTTCAG AATATTCCTGGGGCTCACGACCCGGTCGGGCCTTCTCCGGATCCACCTTCCACACTGCGACCCACAACATGAGCATGGTGCCCCGCGCGCCGGCCCTGTCCTCGGTGCACGGGCGGACGGACTGGATGGCCAAGTACGGGGGTCACCGGTAG